The Psychrobacillus sp. FSL K6-4046 DNA window AGTAACCTCTATTCGAAAAGAAACAGATAGCTCCTTATAAAAGAAAAGGATTTCATCTAAGTATTTTAAATCGTAACTATTTAATCCTCTCACCGTATTAAAAGCAGGTCCCGGTATTTCCTTCACAGCAAAAGCATGGGTATTGCCTTTTACTATTCGCTCTGCTCCCATAGGATTATCTGGTAATGATTGAATTGTATTTATTCTAGATGTTAGTGTTTGTATTTCTGCTAATTCCGGTATGCTATATTTCATTTTCCATCTCCTATTATTTTATTTATACCTTGCCAAGTGCTGGCATCTGACTATATTTCTAAAGCTAGAGAATAATAACGAAATATGTCTAATTATAAACCTTTAACAATAATCATATACTTTAGAATATTTTACACTATTATTCTTTCATGCTAGAATATAATTCATATAATAACAATTAAAACCAATACAAAGGGGCGTATGTCATGAATACAAAGAGGTATAGACGAAGAAATACGATGGCTTTTACGGTGCTAGCTTATTTCACTTTTTTTGCAGGGGTCGTCATGTTTAGTATCGGGCTATACAATGCAGATAATTTGCAGCTAAACGAAAAAGGATATTATATTGCAGTAATGATTTTAGTAGCAGTAGGGGCAATCCTTACCCAAAAGGTTACGCGTGATAATGCTGAGGACAACGATATAATCGCTGAGCAAGAACAAGAACGTCAAATGAGCAATATTCGTATACCTTCAAGCTCCTCAAGCAGTAAAGAATCTTAAAAGCATATTATATTATGACAAAAATCCTGCCTTTAATTAGACAGGATTTTTTCTATTTCTACACGACTAATATTTGAGCCTTCTAGCAAGAAAATGTCTGGATTTTTCATGCGACTCCATTCGTCAAAGTCAAATGTACTATCAAAATGATTGAATAATAGAGACATGATATTCCCATGAGACACTATTCCCACATTTTTAACACCCTTTATACCTGACACCTCATTTACTACATTCAAAATACGGCCTAGCGCCTCTCGGCTAGATTCTCCACCGGGAAAGGTAAGATCTTTATCTTCAAAAGTCTTCTTTAGTTGCACTAGCCAATCATCCATAGGCTCTTTACTTAAAATACGCTCGCCTAACCCTTCATGGGTATGTATCTGCAAACCTGCATGAAAAGAAAACGGATGGATTGTTTGTATTGCTCGCTGGAATGGACTAGAGATCAAATAGTCAATCTGTAATTTTTCTAATACAGATACAAGATCATTAGCACTTGCTTCACCTTCCAATGTTAAAACAGCATTTTCTTCTTGTCCTTCCGCCTTACAATGTCTTATAAAATATAATCTTTTGTTATGCATATACATTTCTCCTTTTAATATTTTCTTTTAATAATCTTATTTCCTTTTTACCTATGCATTTCATATAAAATTCCCTACAATGAAAGATGGAAAAGGAGGATGAATGATGAAAAAAGGTTATTTAGCAAATGGATTATTTGGATTAGGAGATCGTTTAGTAAATGAACTAGTAGCAAAGGAGATTCGAGCTTCACTCCCAGGCGTTGACTTATATGTACCACAGGAAAATGCAGCAATTAATGATAAAATGGCCTATGCAGATAGCCTGCTTATCGCTAGTGCAGACATCGATGCCCTGAAGAAGAGTGACTTCCTTGTTGCCGTAATTGATGGAGTTGAAATAGATTCTGGTGTTGCAGCAGAAATTGGTGCATTCTCTATGTTAAATCGTCCAATTTATGCACTCTATACCGATACGCGCCAACAAGGTCGAGAAAATAAGAAAAAAATAAACGCATTAATTGAAGATGGAACCGAAAATCAATTTATGTACCGCAACTTGTTTGTTATTGGACTGATCAAGCAAAACGGCGTCATTGTTAGCTCGATTGAGGAGCTAGGAAAAGCCTTGAGAAATTAATACATATATTTATAAAAAATCCTGTGTTTTTATCACAGGATTTTTTGTTTTATTTCACCAATTTCCAATTGACCATTTGCTCAGAAGTTCCTACTCTTTGCATATTTAGCTTTTCTAATACACGCATGGAGCCAAGATTATCGGAAAGTGTTTCAGCAATAATTGCATCCACCTTACCGGTTGCAAAAGCCCATTGAATGATGGCGCCTACTGCCTCTGTTGCATAGCCCTTACTCCAATACTCCTTTAATAAACCATAGCCAACCTCTACTTGTTTATCTACATTAGGATTTCCCTTAAAACCAATATCCCCAATGACCTGACCATCACTTTTCTTTATCACCAGCCACGCTCCCCAACCCAATGAGGTAGGATCAGCTTTAAGCATCTCTAAAGACATAGAAATCTGTGGTCCATTATCATAGCTCTGCTTTTCAGCTATTTGAGCAGTTTCTTCCGTACAAGGGATAATTTCTAATCTCTCAGTTTCTAATTTCATTTTGACTCTCCTTTTTATTTAGCTACATTTCACCTCTATAAAAGCTAATGTACAAAACATAGAACTATCCCCTTTCATTATTCAGTTAGTAAAATTATACCACGATACATTTTTTATTTTTTCATTTTTCTAAAATTATTATATAATTAGTTTACTAGTATCGAAGGGACTGATAGAGAATGAAAAACAAACTAATGGTGATTGAAAAGTAGACTTCTAACATTTCTCTTTTCAATACAAACAGAAAAAATAGACCTAAAATGAAAAGAGGAATACAACTTGTATCAAGATCAAGAATTAATCATACGACCAATTCAGTACAAAGATTTACCTAGATTATGGGAATTAATGTGTAAAGATGAGGAGCCGGAGTGGAAAAAATGGGATGCACCCTATTACGACTATAAGCCAACTCCATATGATGTTTTTATGGAAAAAGCAGAATCCTACGTGGACAGTAAAAGCTTTTGGGGGATTGAAGTAGATGGTATATTGCGTGGGATTGTGTCATATTATTGGGAGCATGAACCTTCTAAATGGCTTGAGATGGGTATAGGCTTTCATGAAGCTCCAAGCTGGGGTAAAGGGCTAGGAACCCGCGCTATGAGACTTTGGATGAACCACCTTTTTACTACAATGCCACTTGTCCGGGTAGGCTATACGACCTGGTCAGGTAATAAACGGATGATTCGGGTCGGAGAAAATCTTGGAATGTCTATGGAGGCAAGAATTCGTAAAGTCCGCTTATATAATGGTGTTTACTATGATTCCATTCGAATGGGTATTTTAAGAGAGGAATGGGAAAAGGCACAGGAAGAAAGTATAAAGGAACTTTAAAAAACGCTTGACAGTTATCAGAATTAATTGTAAATTCACTATAATAAGTTAATGCGATGAAGAGAAAAAGTAAGATGAGTGGTTTTCTTCAAAGAGAGCTTCGGTAGCTGAAAAGAAGCAGAAAACACCATTTGAACAATGGCCTCTGAGCACTACATTGAACGTGCAGTTACCTGCGCCTGAGATGCTAGCGGGATTGGTACCCGTTATCCACACCACAGTCTAGAATTTCATATTAACGGAATTTCTGTACTTGCTGAGGCTGCTTATGTGAATAAGTAGTGAATAAAGGTGGTAACACGAGTATCTCGTCCTTTTCAATCCAATGATTGAGGAGGGCGAGTTTTTTAATTCGCTCTCCTCCAAAAATAATGAGGAGAGTGTTTTAACATGACAGAAGGTTTATTAGTATTTCAATCAGATTTTGGTATCAACGACGGTGCAGTAAGCGCTATGCACGGGGTAGCCAATAGTGTGAAGCGTGGACTTCCGCTATTTGATCTGACACACCAGATTCCTCAGTACAATATTTGGGAGGCGTCCTATCGTCTCTTACAAACCATCAGCTATTGGCCAAGTGATACAGTATTTGTTTCCATAGTAGATCCTGGTGTTGGTTCGGACCGGAGAAGTGTAGTTGCTAAGACCGTAAACGATCAATATATTGTCACCCCAGACAATGGCACATTAACCCACATTAATCGATTTATTGGTATTAAAGAAGTGAGAGAAATTGACGAGTCAAAAAACCGCCTACCGAATTCTGGAGAATCTCACACGTTTCATGGACGTGACATTTTTGCCTATACAGGGGCACGACTTGCTTCTGGTGACATTCATATGGAGGACGTCGGACCTTCTATCCCTACATCCTTTATCGTGGAACTGCCATTAAAGGAGGCAGTTATTGAAAATAATTCGATTACAGGTGTCATTGATGTCATCGATCGGCCATTCGGCAATCTTTGGACTAATATTCATCGTCTACAGTTTAAGCAGCTGAATGTAGAATATGGAGATAAATTTGACGTTTCGCTTTCTATTAACGGAGAGGTAGCCTATGAGGGAGAAGTTACGTATGGTCGTTCTTTCGCTGCCGCAGAGTTAGGGGATGCACTCATGTATGTGAATTCTCTTGATAATATAGGAATTGCCTTAAATCAAGGCTCCTTCGCTGATACCTATAAGATTTCAACAGGTGCTAATACAGAAATAACGATTCGGAAAGCTGTTATTACAATCACTTAATTGGATGACTGGCAATAAAATATATAGGGGGAGAAATGAAATGAAAAAATCTATCTTTTCAACTAGGACGGTTGTTGCAATAGGTATCGGAACAGCTGTGTTCCTAATTCTAGCTAAATTTGCTGCAGTCCCTACCGGTATACCTAATACGACAATTCAAACATCCTATGCTTTTTTAGCACTCATTTCAGCTATTTTTGGACCGATAGCGGGTTTATTTGTTGGATTATTTGGTCATGCTTTAAACGACCTTACTTCTTATGGTTCTATATGGTGGAGCTGGGTCATTTCATCCGCATTTGTTGGATTAGGTATCGGATTATATTTTAAGAAGTTTTCTTTTGAGGATGGAGAGTTTGGTAAAAAACACATTATATTATTTAACATTGTTCAAATCGTTGTTCAAGTAATTGCATGGGCTTTAATAGCTCCATTATTGGACATTCTTATTTATGCAGAGCCTGCAAATAAAGTATTTACACAAGGGATCGTCGCTGCTGCTTCTAATATTATTACAGTTGCAATTCTAGGTACACTATTGCTTACTGCGTATGCAAAGACAAGAACTAAAAAAGGAAGCCTGAGCTACGAGGAATAAGTAGATAAGGAGATTTACATGAAAAAGCCAGTCATCGAATTTAAACACTTTAGCTTTCAATATAATAGTCAATCCGAACCTACTTTGCACGATATCAACTTAGTGATTTACGAAGGGGAAAAAGTAGCTATTGTCGGACCATCCGGCTCTGGGAAAAGCACGCTCGTTCATTGCCTGAACGGGCTTGCCCCTTTTGCTTATAAAGGCAGTATGACAGGAAACCTTACCATTCATGGGAGAGAGACCAGAGAGCTTGATCTCTTTACCATTTCACAGGAGGTTGGTACGGTACTCCAGGATACGGATGGTCAGTTTATTGGCCTTACTGTCGGCGAGGATATAGCCTTTTCCCTAGAAAATAATGCTGTACCCACACAAAAAATGCATGAACGCGTTCAAAAAGCAGCCTCTTTAGTAAAAATGTCCAATCATTTAGATGCTCGGATTCATGAGCTCTCGGGCGGTCAAAAACAACGAGTCGCTCTTGCTGGCGTTTTAGTAAACGATGTGAATATTCTATTGTTTGATGAACCTCTTGCTAACCTTGATCCTGCTTCTGGGAAGGGAGCAATGAGACTGATTGATCAGCTTCATGCAGATAGCAACAAAACGATTATCATTGTAGAACACAGATTAGAGGATGTTTTGTCAGAACCTATCGATCGCATAATATTAATGAATCACGGTCAGATAGTTGCAGACGGCAGCCCCAATGAGCTATTGGCAGGATCGTTATTAACGGATAATTGGATACGAGAACCACTTTACATTAAAGCTTTAAAATATGCTGGATGTGAATTGAATGATCACCCCAATCTAACTAAGGTTGACAGCATTGTAAATGACTCCTTCCGGCAGAAGCTAAAAACATTTAGCGATGCAAGATGCTCTCCAATTCAGCTTGGGTATAAAAATGAGCCTGTCCTGACACTTGATGACATCAGCTTCCACTACGGGAATCATTTAGACATTATTAAAAATGTGTCTTTCCAATTACATAAAGGAGAAATGATTAGCCTTATCGGAGCCAATGGAGCCGGTAAATCTACCCTTTCATCTCTTATCTGTGGTTTTGAACGACCTACTGAAGGCACTATATATTTCGAGGGTTTTAATGCGATTAACGACTCTATCAAGGAACGAGCTCATCGTGTAGGCTTTGTCCTCCAAAATCCAAACCATATGTTTTCTAAGCAAACAGTTTTCGATGAAGTTGCTTTTGGACTTATTCAATTTGGAATATCAGATAGGGAAGTTAACAGACGAGTGGAGGAAACATTAAAGACTTGTGGATTATACCCTTTCAGAAACTGGCCGATTGCAGCCTTGAGCTATGGGCAGAAAAAACGTTTATCAATTGCTTCTATCCTCATCATGGAGCCCCCAATTATATTATTGGACGAGCCTACAGCGGGGCAGGATTACAAGCATACTACAGAACTAATGACGTTCTTAGAAGATTTAACGAAGAAGGGTACATCCATTATATTAATTACCCATGATATGCACCTAATGACGGAATATACAGACCGCGCAATCGTGTTAACAGAGGGGAAGATATTAGTGGATGACTCACCAGCCCATATCCTATCGAATCCCTCTTTAATTCTAGAGGCTAACTTAAAGGAATCTTCCTTATATGAGATTGCTAAGCAGCTTAAAATTGAGCATCCCTCTGATTTTGTAGAGCAATTTATACAATATGATCGGGAGGTGCGATTTAATGGGCAACGAACTGCTAAGCTATCTTGATCGTGACTCTATTATCCATCGCCTAACAGGTTCAACCAAGCTAATCTGTTTCCTACTTTGGTCCACTGCAGCCATGTTAACGTATGACACAAGAGTTTTAATGGTGCTGTTGCTCGGTAGCTTTATTTTATTTTATATATCGGATATTAAATTAAAGGATATCAGCTTAGTGCTTGGTTTTATCCTCGTGTTTTTATTATTAAACAATATAGCCATATTTTTGTTCGCCCCTCAGCATGGGACAACTATTTATGGTACCTCCCACCCTATTACTGGGTCCATGGGGCGCTATACACTTACGCAGGAGCAATTGTTTTACCAGTTAAATATTACATTGAAATATTTTGCAGTAATCCCTCCTGCTCTTTTGTTCTTAGTCACCACACATCCAAGTGAGTTTGCAGCTTCTCTAAACCGCATCGGTGTAAGCTATCGACTTGCCTACTCGGTTTCTATTGCTCTACGCTATATCCCTGATATACAAAGGGATTTTAAAACCATTTCTCGTTCTAAGCAGGCTCGCGGGGTGGACATGTCTAATAATGAAAAACTATTTACCCGAATAAAAAATGCTGGCTCTATTATAATGCCACTTATTTTTTCTAGTCTGGAACGTATTGAAACAGTCAGCAATACAATGGATCTTCGAGGTTTCGGTAAATTTAAAACTCGCTCCTGGTTTAGCTTAAAGGAGTTCAGAAAAAGAGATTTGATCGCTATTCTAATATCATCTTCATTATTTTTATTAATGGTTTTATTTATTTTTATTAACAATGGAAGGTTTTTTAATCCATTCACCTGAATCATTCTTGACGTTATACTAGAAAATGTTCTTATGTAGTAGGTGTCATGAAATTGGAACAATCTAAAAGTTAATCTCAAAAGGGCTCTCTGTAGGAGAAGCCCTTTTATCTATTGGCTATGTTAAAGGGTAGGGTTGATTTATGATGCAAAGAAATCTTAGATCAGAGAGTAGAATTGATTTCCGCACCAGCCGGACGCTTTCCTCGGGGTGAGCGATAAGCCATCACCCATCGCTTACGCGCGTGGTTGTGATGTCTTATCTGTCTCCCTCATCCCGTAGGAGTCGCCGTCTGGCGCTCCAATCAATAAATGAGAACAGCTTTAGCATCGATAAAGCGCTAACAAATTTATTCACATAAACATAGCGAAAGACTGTCACCAACCCCAATTTCATCATCTATTTATGTTCTTAATAGCCATTTGAACGTCCTTTTTTTATGTTTACAGTCACTATAAAAAGAATGGTTAGTCAAAAACAACCAATAACTTTAACAAAGCTTATCTATTTAAAAATAAGTATTGACTGTCATTATAAATTATATTAATATTATAACAATTTAAAAGGTTAGAATAATATTTTTTTGTTATTCACATATAATGTATTGCGTTAGTCCAAATAAGGACTATTTATTTTTAATACGTTCGGTATATTTTATGCGATATATTATATAACTAGGAGGAATCACCATGAAGCAAGCAACTAAGACATACCTAATCGACCGAATGTACAGAGGTTCTCAAGGACTAGCAAACGCAGTTCTTGTCACTTTAGGAATTGGACTACTTATTGAAACTATTGGTACGTTTACAGGCTGGGAAGGGTTTATCGCTATTGGAAAAACTGCTCAATTGATGCTTGCTCCAGCAATTGGTGCAGGTATCGCTTATCAGCTCGGAGGGAATACATTAGTTATTTTTAGTGCGATGGCCTGTAGTACCATTGGAGCGAATGCTCTCATACTACAAGATGGATTATGGGTTTTGACAACAGGACAACCAATTAGTGCAGTACTTGCAGCCGTGGTTGCTATCTGGGTAGGAAAACGTATTGCAGGAAAAACAAAGCTTGATATGCTTGCGATTCCTTTTTGCGCCATCCTTATAGGTGGTGTCGCGGGGGTTGGGTTAGCAGCTGTCACTACCCCTTTGTTACAGCAATTAAGTGAGTTTATTGCTGGTTCTGTTTCTGGATCTCCTTTACTTGGATCGATTGTTATTGCACTGGTGTGGAGTATTTTCCTCATGTCTCCTGCTTCCTCAGCAGCAATCGCCATTGCGTTACAACTAGACCCAGTATCTAGTGCCGCAGCATTAATCGGGTGTACAGCACAATTTGCAGGATGGACAGCTATGTCCTTTAAAGAAAATGACTTAGGTGCGAACATTGCACAATCGTTCTTGACACCTAAAGTTCAAGTACCTAATTTGGTGAAAAATCCACGGTTAGTAATTGGGCCATTCCTATCCTCAATTATTTGTGCTCCGATTGCTATATTAATCTTTAATTTTGAGGTACCATTTACATTAGCGGGGCTTGGACTAAATTCATTCATCGCTCCATTAAATGTTCTAGCAAACCAAGGTATTGGAGTGCTTCTTATGTATATCGTGTTAGGCATTATAGCACCGGCAGTTATCTCTATGACAGCTTATCACCTGCTTAAAAAGCGAGGATGGGCTAAAACTGGAGACTTACATATGGAAGTCCAGTAAATACGGTCATATTAAAAGCTCCTTACATTTACAGATAGTAGATGTAAGGAGCTTCATTTATGTAATGAGGCAGGTCTATCCTAGCCTCTAATTTTATAAAACGTTACTTATAATGCCCTTGTCTGTGTAGATTGTCACTGGCGAGGCTATTGCTCTTTTATCCGAAAACAACCATCTCCTACCTACAGGCCCAAGCAATATATATACCCCATCCTCCTGATGCCCCATAAAGTTTAAATGTTCTGGTTCATCCACTATTATTTCATCTT harbors:
- a CDS encoding YiaA/YiaB family inner membrane protein, encoding MNTKRYRRRNTMAFTVLAYFTFFAGVVMFSIGLYNADNLQLNEKGYYIAVMILVAVGAILTQKVTRDNAEDNDIIAEQEQERQMSNIRIPSSSSSSKES
- a CDS encoding histidine phosphatase family protein yields the protein MHNKRLYFIRHCKAEGQEENAVLTLEGEASANDLVSVLEKLQIDYLISSPFQRAIQTIHPFSFHAGLQIHTHEGLGERILSKEPMDDWLVQLKKTFEDKDLTFPGGESSREALGRILNVVNEVSGIKGVKNVGIVSHGNIMSLLFNHFDSTFDFDEWSRMKNPDIFLLEGSNISRVEIEKILSN
- a CDS encoding nucleoside 2-deoxyribosyltransferase, with product MMKKGYLANGLFGLGDRLVNELVAKEIRASLPGVDLYVPQENAAINDKMAYADSLLIASADIDALKKSDFLVAVIDGVEIDSGVAAEIGAFSMLNRPIYALYTDTRQQGRENKKKINALIEDGTENQFMYRNLFVIGLIKQNGVIVSSIEELGKALRN
- a CDS encoding GNAT family N-acetyltransferase, yielding MKLETERLEIIPCTEETAQIAEKQSYDNGPQISMSLEMLKADPTSLGWGAWLVIKKSDGQVIGDIGFKGNPNVDKQVEVGYGLLKEYWSKGYATEAVGAIIQWAFATGKVDAIIAETLSDNLGSMRVLEKLNMQRVGTSEQMVNWKLVK
- a CDS encoding GNAT family protein codes for the protein MYQDQELIIRPIQYKDLPRLWELMCKDEEPEWKKWDAPYYDYKPTPYDVFMEKAESYVDSKSFWGIEVDGILRGIVSYYWEHEPSKWLEMGIGFHEAPSWGKGLGTRAMRLWMNHLFTTMPLVRVGYTTWSGNKRMIRVGENLGMSMEARIRKVRLYNGVYYDSIRMGILREEWEKAQEESIKEL
- a CDS encoding S-adenosyl-l-methionine hydroxide adenosyltransferase family protein, giving the protein MTEGLLVFQSDFGINDGAVSAMHGVANSVKRGLPLFDLTHQIPQYNIWEASYRLLQTISYWPSDTVFVSIVDPGVGSDRRSVVAKTVNDQYIVTPDNGTLTHINRFIGIKEVREIDESKNRLPNSGESHTFHGRDIFAYTGARLASGDIHMEDVGPSIPTSFIVELPLKEAVIENNSITGVIDVIDRPFGNLWTNIHRLQFKQLNVEYGDKFDVSLSINGEVAYEGEVTYGRSFAAAELGDALMYVNSLDNIGIALNQGSFADTYKISTGANTEITIRKAVITIT
- a CDS encoding ECF-type riboflavin transporter substrate-binding protein — protein: MKKSIFSTRTVVAIGIGTAVFLILAKFAAVPTGIPNTTIQTSYAFLALISAIFGPIAGLFVGLFGHALNDLTSYGSIWWSWVISSAFVGLGIGLYFKKFSFEDGEFGKKHIILFNIVQIVVQVIAWALIAPLLDILIYAEPANKVFTQGIVAAASNIITVAILGTLLLTAYAKTRTKKGSLSYEE
- a CDS encoding ABC transporter ATP-binding protein, giving the protein MKKPVIEFKHFSFQYNSQSEPTLHDINLVIYEGEKVAIVGPSGSGKSTLVHCLNGLAPFAYKGSMTGNLTIHGRETRELDLFTISQEVGTVLQDTDGQFIGLTVGEDIAFSLENNAVPTQKMHERVQKAASLVKMSNHLDARIHELSGGQKQRVALAGVLVNDVNILLFDEPLANLDPASGKGAMRLIDQLHADSNKTIIIVEHRLEDVLSEPIDRIILMNHGQIVADGSPNELLAGSLLTDNWIREPLYIKALKYAGCELNDHPNLTKVDSIVNDSFRQKLKTFSDARCSPIQLGYKNEPVLTLDDISFHYGNHLDIIKNVSFQLHKGEMISLIGANGAGKSTLSSLICGFERPTEGTIYFEGFNAINDSIKERAHRVGFVLQNPNHMFSKQTVFDEVAFGLIQFGISDREVNRRVEETLKTCGLYPFRNWPIAALSYGQKKRLSIASILIMEPPIILLDEPTAGQDYKHTTELMTFLEDLTKKGTSIILITHDMHLMTEYTDRAIVLTEGKILVDDSPAHILSNPSLILEANLKESSLYEIAKQLKIEHPSDFVEQFIQYDREVRFNGQRTAKLS
- a CDS encoding energy-coupling factor transporter transmembrane component T encodes the protein MGNELLSYLDRDSIIHRLTGSTKLICFLLWSTAAMLTYDTRVLMVLLLGSFILFYISDIKLKDISLVLGFILVFLLLNNIAIFLFAPQHGTTIYGTSHPITGSMGRYTLTQEQLFYQLNITLKYFAVIPPALLFLVTTHPSEFAASLNRIGVSYRLAYSVSIALRYIPDIQRDFKTISRSKQARGVDMSNNEKLFTRIKNAGSIIMPLIFSSLERIETVSNTMDLRGFGKFKTRSWFSLKEFRKRDLIAILISSSLFLLMVLFIFINNGRFFNPFT
- a CDS encoding PTS sugar transporter subunit IIC → MKQATKTYLIDRMYRGSQGLANAVLVTLGIGLLIETIGTFTGWEGFIAIGKTAQLMLAPAIGAGIAYQLGGNTLVIFSAMACSTIGANALILQDGLWVLTTGQPISAVLAAVVAIWVGKRIAGKTKLDMLAIPFCAILIGGVAGVGLAAVTTPLLQQLSEFIAGSVSGSPLLGSIVIALVWSIFLMSPASSAAIAIALQLDPVSSAAALIGCTAQFAGWTAMSFKENDLGANIAQSFLTPKVQVPNLVKNPRLVIGPFLSSIICAPIAILIFNFEVPFTLAGLGLNSFIAPLNVLANQGIGVLLMYIVLGIIAPAVISMTAYHLLKKRGWAKTGDLHMEVQ